From one Lycium ferocissimum isolate CSIRO_LF1 chromosome 7, AGI_CSIRO_Lferr_CH_V1, whole genome shotgun sequence genomic stretch:
- the LOC132065360 gene encoding uncharacterized protein LOC132065360 isoform X3: protein MKENTYAVFSVKVSIATEKKVIVVIMFDRAAKVLFGCSADEFFDFAKTHPFAAANVGKALEGEMLKVTLSQPKNGNARHLRVASVLPLKTGYQPVIETLRELYRARGGS from the exons ATGAAGGAAAACACTTATGCTGTTTTTAGTGTAaag GTGTCTATAGCTACagaaaaaaaagtgattgtGGTGATAATGTTCGATAGGGCAGCTAAGGTTTTGTTTGGTTGTTCTGCTGATGAGTTCTTTGACTTTGCAAAGACTCACCCTTTTGCTG CTGCAAATGTCGGTAAAGCTTTGGAAGGAGAGATGTTGAAAGTCACCTTGTCCCAACCGAAGAATGGGAATGCACGGCATCTAAGAGTGGCATCAGTTTTGCCATTGAAAACAGGTTATCAGCCTGTGATCGAGACCTTGAGAGAACTATATCGAGCAAGAGGTGGTTCATAG
- the LOC132065357 gene encoding serine carboxypeptidase-like, with the protein MDSSSFSLLFLAIFLVSFSQIALSISPKFLLPSHDEPIISPKKFPITMAEKLIRQLNLFPKHDINIVSSKENGALEANYEQGLFEKKLNISYLGDSGSTVQDLGHHAGYFPLVHTKAARMFYFFFESRSNKNDPVVIWLTGGPGCSSELALFYENGPFKISANMSLVWNDFGWDKVSNLIYVDQPTGTGFSYTSDDSDIRHNEAGVSSDLYDFLQAFFKAHPDYANNDFYITGESYAGHYIPAFASRVHQGNKNKEGIPINLKGFAIGNGLTNPDIQYKAYTDYALDMKLIDQTDYDEINKLYPKCQQDIQLCGKGREDACLAGFSDCTSIFNNILAIAGDINYYDIRKTCEGNLCYDFSRMDTYLNDAQVKKALGVSPDIDFVSCSSEVYSAMQTDWMKNLELGIPSLLEDGINLLIYAGEYDLICNWLGNSNWVHAVEWSGQKDFGAASSVPFTVDGEEKGVQKNYGSLTFLKVKDAGHMVPMDQPKAALEMLQRWTQGKLSS; encoded by the exons atggattcttcttcattctctcttctctttcttgctATATTTCTTGTTTCATTTTCTCAAATTGCTCTTTCAATATCACCAAAGTTTTTATTGCCTTCTCATGATGAACCTATTATTAGCCCAAAGAAGTTCCCAATAACTATGGCTGAAAAACTCATCAGACAACTTAATTTGTTTCCTAAACATGATATCAATATTGTTTCTTCAAAGGAAAATGGTGCACTAGAAGCCAATTATGAGCAAGGattatttgaaaagaaattgaaTATATCTTATCTTGGTGATTCTGGCTCCACTGTCCAAGACTTGGGTCATCATGCTGGTTATTTTCCTCTTGTACATACTAAAGCTGCAAG GatgttctattttttctttgaatCGAGGAGCAACAAGAATGATCCAGTGGTGATATGGTTAACAGGAGGGCCAGGATGTAGCAGTGAATTGGCTTTGTTCTATGAAAATGGACCTTTTAAAATATCAGCCAACATGTCTCTTGTCTGGAATGATTTTGGTTGGGACAAG GTTTCAAACCTTATATATGTTGATCAACCTACTGGAACTGGTTTTAGTTACACTTCTGATGATAGTGACATTCGTCACAATGAAGCTGGTGTAAGCAGTgatctttatgatttcttacAG GCCTTCTTCAAAGCTCATCCTGATTATGCAAACAACGATTTCTACATTACTGGAGAATCATATGCTGGACATTATATTCCTGCATTTGCTTCTCGTGTTCATCaaggaaacaaaaataaagaaggaatTCCCATAAACCTCAAG GGATTTGCCATTGGTAATGGACTCACCAACCCAGATATCCAGTACAAAGCTTATACTGACTATGCTTTGGATATGAAATTGATCGATCAAACCGATTATGACGAGATAAACAAATTATATCCAAAATGTCAACAAGACATTCAGCTTTGCG GAAAAGGTCGTGAAGATGCTTGTTTGGCTGGATTTAGTGATTGCACAAGCATTTTCAACAATATACTGGCCATTGCGGGCGATATAAAC TACTATGATATCCGGAAGACTTGCGAGGGTAACCTCTGCTATGACTTCTCGAGAATGGACACTTACCTCAACGATGCCCAAGTTAAGAAAGCCCTCGGTGTTTCTCCCGACATTGATTTTGTCTCGTGTAGTTCAGAAGTTTATTCGGCGATGCAGACGGACTGGATGAAGAACCTTGAACTCGGTATTCCTTCACTTCTTGAGGATGGTATCAATCTACTCATTTACGCCGGAGAGTATGACCTTATCTGCAACTGGCTTG GGAACTCAAATTGGGTGCATGCAGTAGAATGGTCTGGGCAGAAAGACTTTGGGGCTGCATCATCTGTTCCTTTCACAGTAGACGGTGAGGAGAAAGGAGTTCAAAAGAACTATGGGTCTCTGACTTTCCTCAAGGTCAAAGATGCAGGTCATATGGTACCGATGGACCAACCCAAGGCAGCACTGGAAATGCTCCAAAGGTGGACACAAGGCAAATTGTCCTCCTAG
- the LOC132065360 gene encoding uncharacterized protein LOC132065360 isoform X2, producing MKKEPLCCFLCKGLIFCVWVFWVVANEKRDLHTNSRYCLLFLTGIHRLYKVSIATEKKVIVVIMFDRAAKVLFGCSADEFFDFAKTHPFAAANVGKALEGEMLKVTLSQPKNGNARHLRVASVLPLKTGYQPVIETLRELYRARGE from the exons ATGAAAAAAGAACCCTTATGCTGTTTTTTGTGTAAAGGTTTGATTTTTTGTGTGTGGGTATTTTGGGTAGTAGCAAATGAAAAAAGGGATCTTCACACAAATAGTCGATATTGCTTACTTTTCCTAACTGGTATACATAGATTATACAAG GTGTCTATAGCTACagaaaaaaaagtgattgtGGTGATAATGTTCGATAGGGCAGCTAAGGTTTTGTTTGGTTGTTCTGCTGATGAGTTCTTTGACTTTGCAAAGACTCACCCTTTTGCTG CTGCAAATGTCGGTAAAGCTTTGGAAGGAGAGATGTTGAAAGTCACCTTGTCCCAACCGAAGAATGGGAATGCACGGCATCTAAGAGTGGCATCAGTTTTGCCATTGAAAACAGGTTATCAGCCTGTGATCGAGACCTTGAGAGAACTATATCGAGCAAGAG GTGAATGA
- the LOC132065360 gene encoding uncharacterized protein LOC132065360 isoform X1 has translation MKKEPLCCFLCKGLIFCVWVFWVVANEKRDLHTNSRYCLLFLTGIHRLYKVSIATEKKVIVVIMFDRAAKVLFGCSADEFFDFAKTHPFAAANVGKALEGEMLKVTLSQPKNGNARHLRVASVLPLKTGYQPVIETLRELYRARGGS, from the exons ATGAAAAAAGAACCCTTATGCTGTTTTTTGTGTAAAGGTTTGATTTTTTGTGTGTGGGTATTTTGGGTAGTAGCAAATGAAAAAAGGGATCTTCACACAAATAGTCGATATTGCTTACTTTTCCTAACTGGTATACATAGATTATACAAG GTGTCTATAGCTACagaaaaaaaagtgattgtGGTGATAATGTTCGATAGGGCAGCTAAGGTTTTGTTTGGTTGTTCTGCTGATGAGTTCTTTGACTTTGCAAAGACTCACCCTTTTGCTG CTGCAAATGTCGGTAAAGCTTTGGAAGGAGAGATGTTGAAAGTCACCTTGTCCCAACCGAAGAATGGGAATGCACGGCATCTAAGAGTGGCATCAGTTTTGCCATTGAAAACAGGTTATCAGCCTGTGATCGAGACCTTGAGAGAACTATATCGAGCAAGAGGTGGTTCATAG